The sequence below is a genomic window from Humulus lupulus chromosome 3, drHumLupu1.1, whole genome shotgun sequence.
TCTTAAGACCTTAATTAGAAACCCTAGTAAAAATCAAATTAAGTTATGAACAGGATTTTGAGGGCATGACAAATGATATGTTTAGTTTGATAACCTAAAGAACTAGATGCTTATGCTTTTTAGTGCATCGTGCATTAGTAAGAAGGAAATTCATAGTTTGATGTCTAAAAGAAGCCTACTTAACAACTTTATTCACTGCATACCTGAGCTAACACATTTCTCAAGCATTTCATCAAAAATTGATTTAGCTTCATTGATCTGTCCAGTCTTAGCAAGTGCATTCATCAATAAACAGTATGGCATCTGAAAATAGATTGATGATGAGTGACAAACATACAAtcacaaaaggaaaaaaaaaaactggaGCTAATAAAAAGTGTAGGTAGCATTCCCCCAGGGGCCAAAAGGAAATGAATATAGATTTTTAGTAAAATTACAAAGAACTCTAAGTTTCCATGAATCATAACCAAATGTTGGACAAGAGACGAGCATATATTGTTAGTTccaaaacatttaaaaaaataataatcaatcaATCAACATAATGGCTATGCTTACTTGACAGATTTGATATTAAATTGAATGACCAAAGGAAATTTTGTTGTTTTGGAATTAAGATAATTAGTCATATCATCTCAAAAGAAGAACAAATAAGTAAAAAGCAAGTTGAAAGTTTCACAACACAAAGACAAACATTACCAATAGTTGTAGCAAAAAGAAATAATTCAGACAATTTTGGCTCAGTCAACCGAATGTATTGACCAAACTAGTTCCACACTGAACTTTAATGATGATGCAACTTAAATCCAACACATTTGAGGTTAAACAAATGCTCTCAAAGAGAAAATCTCATAGTAATTACAAACTAGAAAACCTAGGACTATGAAACTAAATGATAGTTGTAACAGTACAACTGTACAAGTTTACCTCATCTTCGGCGTAGCCCTTAGCTTGCAGTTCAGCTAAAAATTCTCTAGAATTTTCAAACAAACCTCCTCTGACATATACCTTGAGTGCATTTTCTCAGTAACCAAACAGAGTTTTCTTTAATTGAAGTTGAAACAAACCTCCACTCAAGCTACTGGTCCGAGTTAGGTCGATATCGTAGGGACTGGACTCAACGTCAAGACCAGAACAGACCTTTTCGGGAAGCCTAGAGATGAATTCGGTCCTGAGCGAGTTAATAGAGCATCCTCGACTGAGTCGAAGATTCCGATGACCGTTATCACTGGGTCACTGGAATGGTCGGAGAGGCTCCGTTACTAGAATGGTCGGAGCACCTCATCGTTGCACGACCGTTATCACTCGGTCTCCGACTTCGCTCTTCCAGCGACTGAGAGGCTCCTCCTATTCGTTGAGGCTCTTGTAGGAGGTTGCGTTGGAAAGAGGTGGTGGTGTTCAAGGTTCGGTCTTTACCAATTTTTTCAACTAGGTTTTAGAAAATTGACTAGAAGAATAAGAGGAAGACGGTAACAGGATGGTCAGAAGTGTGTAGAGGTTtggaaataaaaaagtaaaaagtagAATACTTTACTAAAATGCGGGCTCCCAAATTTTGTACCGCCAATTTTTTTTCCCacaaattgttttattatttgatataccataatactttttcaatactattatatttatatgttatggaaaggggtatttggtgtagtgacttaaggtaagactttgtagcttcttcagtttctggttttagtttttgGCTTATGGTGCATAAACTGGATTTGATGGGAACtatagggaattcaggccaaagtttgaggaagagcaagctaaggaggtgtagagttTGTCTTGAAATTgaattcccattaaaggtatgaaattctaagcctTAACCTTTGAAGGTTTGATTGTCTTTGTTGAGTTCCTGAAGTCTGTGAGCAacaatggtgaattttgagattagggatgaatgtgcttgggttttgagtatttgggtgcttgggatgagtggagtgtgttaataagcttgtttttgagtttggtgaaggattggagaagttttggttgagtttggttcaaggaaatcgcaggaaggaaaattgaggtattgcctgtctgtgactagcgctacagcactagcctttgggcactgtagcgctaagCCATGGTTCttgggggattttgcttctgcttgtagcgctgtagggGCCTTTgaagagcgctgtagcactgccctgtttccagaaatggattttagggttatttacaagggtttttgaccaacggttcggggttcgattccaccaccttgtttggtggaactaggacttcccgggggctagggattagtcccgaggctaggttttggacttgaggtttggtgatgactttgacctatgattgtgtttaggtgagcgccagggctcgagagggatcgtgctcaaagagtcaagtgatcaaagctagcgaattgaaaggtaagaaaactacacctggttatatgtttgtgatgggactaagtgctcccgatatttgtattatgtcaatgatggtattatgccatgggacatgtgatagcggcctaaggatgccgtacacaatatttgcgcacatggcgcggcttggccactggtagccgaggacagcttaatattcactgagttcggtttaagcgggctggagttagtgggataacggagggtgtggcctgagggcgctaaccctagttatcatatgtgatttggtgtgaattgatatgtttagtatgctgaatacttgactattctgaatgattgatatgattaagaatatgtgatgcaatatgagatattgaattgtttgttgattgcttatgctctgttgttgtgttttcttgctgggccttggcttacgggtgctacgtggtgcaggtaaaggaaaatgcaagttggaccaatcctgagatggagagttgcAGGGTTGAATgtgcatagccagctgttcgatcatcatggtcgaggagtggattaggacatggattgcctaactatctgttttgccttaatatggctaatattgtatttagtccttgaatcttttgtaatcagtttcaaacttaacatttttgggatcaCGTGTAAACATGAAAGGTCtctttatgaaaaatgtgacttttgagaccaaaacattttaaccctagttcctttatagtttcaaaaacatgttcttaattaaatgacttgattagcaagtctagcactttataaacacacagtgtaacggtcttagctatccagggcgttacaatctgatattaaatcccaattatcatgggatattatgtaattaatgcatttatttgtatttatttcaaatttgaattgtaactttctaaaataaggggaagatattctatcaacaaggtctataaatagattgaGGAATTTTATTTAAATACAAACAATATTGTACTGAGAATACTTTGTTGCATTGCTTTGATAAAGCTTTGAGAGTGTATCatgaatcaataatattgacttgtggactaggtagattttaactgttgaaccacgtaaaaactctacTGTTCTTTCATTATTTATTAGATAGTTATTTAGTGCTCTTCtaatttaagttgatgaaaaacggtgtcaacactaatgtatctcgcaatgttCTTTGttgaatttgataaagaaaaataGCTTCATTCACATGATAAAAAAACAAATCATCAagcaaatttataagataaaaaatatgatatgtatgcatttattatttttaaataaatatgatttaattatttaaattatcataaaatatcttaaaaatatcctattttaattgattaacttatttatttttatttaagattatgtttgttctagttttttaatttgggagtgacaacaagagattatatattaaatgtttaatataatatttatttttatacagtggattttaaatttaagtttgtggctagttgatagtagattatattatatatttaatacgatattattataataagtgaagtttaagtttaattaaattttatttaagttataaaatgtatgattttattatttttaaataattattattgtaaaatatcttattttaatttctttaattatttatttaattttatctgAGTTAAAGTCATATTTACAATCTTCcgtaaaatataaaaatatttcgttaaaataatgaaaaaaacaaTCGTTAAAACCAAAAAAAAGAAGAGATATGTATATATCATTAATATTGCAACTAtaataatttagtaaaataatgttGTGAATACAAATTATTTAAGTTAATTATGTACTTGTTGCTAAAAGTGGATAGCATGAttgaaaatatgtatatacaTGCAATTACATGCATGTATACATATATAGAAATAGGTCTAGCCCATGGGACCAATAGAAATAAATGTGGTAGATACTTCTATCTACCGTATTTATAGAGTTACCCTTATGAGACTTTGAATAACACTTGACAGCTTATATaataatttagaaagaaaaagaaaaaaacaaaaaagaagaaaaagacgCAACGGaatccttttatttatttattattattattattatattttgaatGCCAAAACATATCCATATCTTTATGCGCATGTATAACGTGATTTAGTTGGTTGGTAGGTAGATAAAATTTGGGTAGATAATATTGTAGGTaaaatatttgtttgaatgtaatattaatttaatttataaaaatataaaatattattaaaagtgttataaaatatatttttttcattgtcATGTTTATTATtgtcattaattaaatatttaaatattttaagaatgattcaatatttattttatatatttttaagtattataaaaaaaaatagttttttaaaacttaaataatataatttgaaaaaattaagcacttaaatgatataaaattaatttttgagcCAGTTACTAAGTATAAAAAATAGTTACGGCAGCTGTGAAAAAACTTTTTTTTATTGATGGATGGGCGTtggtttaattattaaataatgaaTGTCAATATAATGTTATTAGTGGTAAAATTTCACCAAAAAAAAGATGGagaaaaattgtgaaaatttgtAGTCACACAGTTCAATAAAAATGTGTATTAGGTGATTCATTTTTTTAGTAACTTTATTAAATTATGAGAGTTATTAAAAAATGCAATGATATGTGCGCACAACACTAAAACATGACATATCAATTGGTTGGAAAAACTATTAATTGTGTAATATTTTGATTGATATCATTCTATTAAAAAACTGATCATTTATTATTCTTTGTCAATAATATGGTGGGACCTTGACTTGTCGATAGGATTGAAATcttttgtttctttttatttaaaatagaATCGACCACAAAACACGTAAATCAAAGTGATGAGATTATGTATCTTTTAAAGCGATAAGgtattgaaaaaatattttttattaattgatttactgCTAGTTATGAAACAAGGCACGATAACGAAGTCATACGTGTTAATTTACTAATATCTCAAATAATTATTTGcataaaaattaacaaaaataccCCTGACCTACTCTATAAATAGCCATGCACAATGCATAAAGGTATATCTTCATGCAAAACTcataatgaagttaaacattcttatactcttttcttcttctcttctttctctttgGTTAGGGATTGCCTTTGCATCTGATCCCCAATGTGGAAGAGAAGCAGGTGGTGCATTATGTCGTAATAACTTATGTTGTAGTTATTGGGGCTTTTGTGGTAACACATCTATCTATTGTGAGGATCGTTGTCAAAGTCAGTGTTGGAATTCACCACCACCCCCACCTCCGAGCCCTCCTCCACCCAGTCCACCACCTCCGAGCCCTCCTCCACCCAGTCCTCCACCTCCAAGCCCTCCTCCACCCAGTCCACCACCTCCAAGCCCACCTCCTCCCAGTCCGCCACCACCTGCAAGCCCAGAAAGGCCAGATCACAGATGTGGACCAAATTATGGAAACAATCCTTGTGGACCAGGAAGGTGTTGTAGCACAGCTAATTGGTGTGGTAGCACAAGCGCCTATTGCCAAGGATCAGCTTGTCAATACCAATGCTGGGATAGAGAGCATTGGGTTGATCTCCCTCGAGCTTTGCTCCGAAATGACAATAATGCTACTAATAATGTTATAGTAAGCAACATTATTAGTGAACCACTTTTTAACGAAATGTTTAAGCATAGAAAAGATTGTCCAAGTCAAAGTTTCTACAACTATGACTCTTTTATCATTGCTGCTGCATCTTTTCCTGGTTTCGGCACAACTGGTGATATTGAAACTCGCAAAAGAGAGCTCGCTGCTTTCTTTGCTGAAACATCTCAAGCAACCACGGGTTAGTTGAATGTGAATATGTTGTATGTTAAAAacttatattacatttttttctTCCATTATTTGCACTTTTCAAATGAAGAAAAAGTAAGGAAAGTAAGTGCAATAATATTTATAGGTATTTCAGATTTGTTACATAGATATAATTGTTCGATAATCTATTTTTGTAGGAGAATGGACTGATTCGATTGATCCACATGCATGGGGATATTGTTATATCAGTAGAACTACCAGTGAGAATGATTATTGCACATCCTCTCGTTGGTTATGTGCTTCTGGTAAAAAATATAGTAGTCGAGGACCTATCCAACTCACTCAGTGAGTATTTCTTTCCATTTTATAAatacatgtatataaatatatttatttatacgtCGATgttaatattattctaatttttattattctttgACCAGCAACTACAACTATGGACTTGCTGGTGGAGCTCTAGGAATAGACTTGATAAACGACCCTGATTTGGTAGCAACAGATTCAGTTGTGTCCTTTAAAACAGCCATATGGTTTTGGATGACTGAACATGACAACAACCCTTCATTCCATAACATTCTTGTCAATGCTAACTCTGGACCTAATCAACTCCCAACTTATGGCCATGGCAATTATGGTGGTTTGAGAACTGGTACTAACATTGTTGGGTACTATAAAAGGTATTGTGACATGTTAGGAGTGAGCTATGGAGATATCTTGGACTATTTCTCTGACCAAACCTCTTTCTCTCCAAAAGTTTCTAGCATTTGAATGCCTCTGAAATCGATCAGAGTAGTGCAAGACCCATAGTACTGGGCAACTGGCTCTAGCTAGTCAAGAAAGTCTATGTAATTTGTGTGCATCCGCATCGAAGGGCCTCAACTTATTGTACGGCgttgagctttattatatatgaAGAAATAAATGATGCGCTTTTAAATATTGTGCCTTATATATTATTTAGAGAAATACTGAATATTATGCTTGAACTTCTAACAAGAGACACGTGGATATATCCAACAAACTTTAGTTtcatattttcaaaaaaaattaaaaaataattactttttCCATTCTTTTCTGCAAATAATAAGCCTTATTTACAAGATGTGACACTGAAAATTTGCCTGACAAAAATGTTTAAGCATAAAAGGAAAGGTTCCCAAGTCAACAAGGGGCTCTACAGTTACAAGTTTATTGCAACTTAGTAGATATATAAATTTAGAActcataataaattttataaaatttattaaatacatatatatatatatatgtgtataatttGACAGGAGATCTTAATTAGTGTATAGAATATGGTTATTATACAATTTAAGTGTGTTCCAATCATAACTtatgttaatatttttttaatacatacCATATCACTCTAAAAGATTCATCCACGTACATACATTGAGATTTACGTGTTTTGTCCTATAGAGTGTATTACTTTCTcgattaatttgattaattatatattttataatcaaTGATGTAAATTTTCCAAGCATGAATTTTAAAAAGTTCAaacttttgaaagaaaaaattataattactAAGCAACATAAATTAATAAAGTAAACAAACAACATCTAGACTTAATTATCACTACAAAAAATAAAGCATATACTGATAACACTATACTGAGAATGTGGTATAGACAATTCAGAACCGCGTCATATCTACGcagttttttttcattttagttgATGTACCGATGactctataccgagaacatgttcttgaTATAGGTCATTTATATACTTCGTCTTCCCCAAACAGAGAACTCATTTCTCTGAAACCAAAAAAACCCCAAACTCGTTTTCTCCaccattttttttccattttctgGATTTCGGCCCCCAAAAGCTATGTTTTTTTATAAATCTTCCCTTCCAAATAAGATTTAGTCATCAATAGGGTCTATTAaggtatgtatttatatatatttcattttattttgtgtataaatttatcaatttttttttctttctgttttgGACTTCTCTAATgggttttttctttatttctttttagGTGCTGCATTATTCACAAGTGATTTTACAAGTATCACgaattttctttataattttttggttttttttaatatttttggcataaatatatttggagttttatgtataatttttttaatattgttaatatattgttatttgtcatataatatatataattttttattatgtatttaaaataggtaagaataataattagaaatgaaaattagttaaaagtttagtgatatccaatttagaggatataatgttgtgtagtattttagtaaaatacatatatagcTTTAGGATTTAGTTAGTGTAATCATATGGATAAATAAGTAATTTATTagtatgaaaatttattaatttaatagtttattttttaggtatataatttgacttttagttataaaaatatgtttgtatgaaaatataatatttgagtgtttgttttttagattgggttaaataattttagtgttagattattagatttggttaataaagtttgattattagagtgagtttagtttatttaatttgaattttgttgttgttgttaatttttttattcttagtgttgatgaatattgatgctttgtttttgttgttaatttttagtagaattatgatatttttaatagaaaattgaataattaataaaatttagagtaataattataaattatatagtcatttacaatgtatttgtattgctttgtGTGTGTTCTGGGACtgaatatttttttatgtgttatttgcaggtttttaaattttgggagaTATGAAAATACAATCGTTATGCTGCaaattttttatagaattaaaagtactcaataaaatttctaatttaagaaatagtgaattgataagtagtataatatatttttaattatgattaaataaaattaacaataacactatgcaaccaaattttaataaaaataaacattaatcttgaaattttatttaaataataataaatcttaaagtaattaaataacttttaaacaaatcttagaaattttgtgtaaatttataaaactattcaataaagcataagtaaaatatgttatttaataaatactgaattaatatgtaaaaaaataatatttgttagttcagattaaataaaattaacaattatattattagaaaaccaattttaaacataatcttaatcattattaaaattaaaatttatatttgaagttagaaaaaaaatatgtcaaatttaaataattttaataatatttacactcaaatatattatagttagatatcataaaacaacataattaacttcaaagagcataagatATTGtaaaaacaatatttaattttatttgtttaaccaaagatatgatagtgtgttattatcacctagtgataattttttatttttttagtgttcatcacaagaagccttagacctgttcagagagggtgagtcattgaagactcttaaatttgcctctctctgaattaggacacacacacaaattgattgtaagtttgatgattagtgttccgtgcagtgctacattcatacaatgtcgatcgacaagagctggattaatttgatagatcgattatccgatgagtatgaggttggtgtgatggattttct
It includes:
- the LOC133822539 gene encoding mulatexin-like, with the protein product MKLNILILFSSSLLSLWLGIAFASDPQCGREAGGALCRNNLCCSYWGFCGNTSIYCEDRCQSQCWNSPPPPPPSPPPPSPPPPSPPPPSPPPPSPPPPSPPPPSPPPPSPPPPASPERPDHRCGPNYGNNPCGPGRCCSTANWCGSTSAYCQGSACQYQCWDREHWVDLPRALLRNDNNATNNVIVSNIISEPLFNEMFKHRKDCPSQSFYNYDSFIIAAASFPGFGTTGDIETRKRELAAFFAETSQATTGEWTDSIDPHAWGYCYISRTTSENDYCTSSRWLCASGKKYSSRGPIQLTHNYNYGLAGGALGIDLINDPDLVATDSVVSFKTAIWFWMTEHDNNPSFHNILVNANSGPNQLPTYGHGNYGGLRTGTNIVGYYKRYCDMLGVSYGDILDYFSDQTSFSPKVSSI